In Microbulbifer agarilyticus, the DNA window ACTGCTTATGACGGTAAGTGCCCGGTCTTCACATAGATCAATGCGCCATCCTCTTTCGTAAACGGGGTATGCCGACTGAAGTGCGGGCTGCGCAACCAGGAGCCTGCCGGGTAGCTGCCGTACTCGTCGTGAAAGGTGCCCTCTATTACGAAAATTTCTTCACCGCCCCAGTGTTGGTGGCTGTTGAATTGCGTATTGGGGGCCCACTTTACCAGCGCGACACGCTCGGTGCCGTATTCGTGCAGCGGCATAACTTGCAGCCCGCCTACCAGCCCCGGAAGCCAGGGTTGTGTACTGGTGTCGATTACCTTCTGCTCTTTGTCGGCTTCGTCGAATTGATGCAGCTTGACGAAAATGGTCGCGCCCTCTGCGCCAATTTTTGGTGTGTGGGAGGTGCCGATTGGGTTGCGTACGTAACTGCCTTTGCCATAGTCCCGGTGCTCATCGGAAAAGACGCCCTCCAGCACCAGGAATTCTTCACCACCCGAGTGGATGTGGGGTGAGAATGCACTGTTTGGTGCGTAGCGAACAATCGAGGTGGCTCTCGCAACCTCGTCGCCAATCCGGTCCAGCATCATGCGTTCCACACCGGGCATCGGCGATGCTACCCAATCATACTGCTCCGGGCGGACTACCACTCTTTGGGAAAAATCGGCGTTGATACGCGTTGTCATATAAGTGCCTGAATACTCAAGTTTGATCAATCTATCGCAAGTTATTGGAGGGCGGGTACAAGTTATGTGTTGATGCCATTCCGTATAACTAGTCGAGGTTTCATTATATATTAATCCGCTATTGGCAAGATGGACGCGCTGCTGCTATTCGTGATTAAAACGATACGGACGGCTGGTAAATTGGCTGTACAAAACGGTGTATCAGATGGACATAACAAAAACTCTCCAGGATTCGGTGATCGAGATCGCCAAGCTACAGGCGTCCGACTTCGATGGTTTGTACCGGGTGGCTAACGACAAGGCGCTGTGGGCAGATCATCCGGCAAAAGATCGCTATAAACGTAGTGAATTTGAAAAATGGTTTGAGTCCGCGATGGATTATGGTTCTACGCTGAAGATTGTCGATCGGACTACCGGCGAGATAATTGGCAGCACGCGGTATTACGATTATCAGCCGGAGCGGGAAGTGGCGATTGGCTATACCTTCCTTTCGCGCAAACATTGGGGTGGGGAAACGAACGGGCGCGTAAAGAAACTCATGTTTGACTATGCGTTCCAGCATGTGGAACGCATCTGGTTACACATCGGTCCCGATAATATCCGTTCACTGAAAGCGGCGGAAAAGGTCGGTGCAGTGTTTTCGCATTCGGAAACCAAGGAGCTGGCGGGGAGCTCGCTGGAATACTGTTGTTACCGCGTCGACAAGCCTGCCTGATGTTGCGGTTGATGGGTGGTGAAATACAAAAGGGGCCGGCATAAGCCGACCCCTTTTCGATATCAGTGTATTCGCGTTGTTAGGTGGGATTGAGCCGATCTTCGTAGGTGCCAGTTGCCTCTCCCTGCTTAACCACGCGGCGCCCATAGGCTACCAGCATAAAGCCGATTGGGAACATGATGACCCCGTAGATTGCCGACGGCACAGACATCTCATTGGAATGCATCAGGGTCAGCGTCACCATCAGGCCGAGAGTGCCGTTTTTAATCCCCAGCTCAGTGGCTACGGCCAATCCCTCACGTTTGCCGAGTCCCACCAGCTTCGCGCTGAGGAAGCCCAGTGCTATGCCCAGCACGTTCAGGGCAATGGTGGCGGGGCCGGCCTGTGCCATCAGGTCAAAGATACGGTCGCGCACGCCGTAAACAATGCCCACAACCAGTAACACCAGTACCAGCCCGCCGAAGATACTCACAAAACCCTCAGCGCGCTCCGCGAACGCGGGGCGCAATGCCTTGACGGTCATACCGATGGCAACCGGCAGCAGCACGATTGCGGACAGCATCAACACGGTACGCCCGAACGGCAGGGCAATCTCCTGTTGTGCGCCGTAATACAGTTGCAGCGCGTAGTTGGCGAACACCGGCAGCGTCATGATCGTAATCAGGCTGGCCGAGATGGTAAGCACAATAGACAGGGCGACATTGCCGCGCGCCAGCATGGTAAACAGGTTGGAAGTGGTGCCGCCGGGGCAGGCTGCGATGATCACAAGGCCCACCGCCATGGCCGGTGGCAGGGTCAGCGCCCACGCCAGAGCAAAGGCAATGGCTGGCATCAAAAGGATTTGGGTGATGCTGCCGAGGATTAGCCCGGCTGGCTTGACGGTGACCTGGTGGAAATCCCTGGCCGTCAGGGTCATGCCAATACCGATCATGATGATAAACAGTGAGATCGGCAGGCCGATAGAGATTAGGGGGCTCGATTCCATGGGAAACTCCGGAAATTATTATTAGCTGTTGTTATATATAGCCCAGAACAGCGTTCTTTATCGCTTGGCGTACCCTAGAAAACCCTCTGGCGGCGACAATGTCAACGGTTTCTCGCCTCGCCGGGGCGCAGTTGCCGGCCACACAAAATTGGGCCCCCGATGTTACTGGTTAGTATTGGCTAATACAGGCTAGTAACAGGGGGCCGTATATTGCATTTACACACCGTAATGGCAGAGTTAGAGATTAGTGCAGGGCCAGGCTATAGCGGACCATGGTGTAGTCGCCGGGATCGGACTTACAGGTGAAGCCCAGCTCCCTGGCCAAGTGGTCGATGGCCGAGTTGCTGGCCGAATCCAGTGAGTAGATTTCATCGAGCCCGTCCAGTTTTGCCGCCTCTACCAGGTCCTGCAGCAGGTATTTGCCCAGCCCCGAACGCTGCCAATCGTCTGCGACAACAACCGCGCATTCGCAACGGCTGCCGTCCGGGTCACAGGCAAAGTTCGCCACGCCGACTGCCTGTTGGGTACCCTCCTGAGTGGTGGTAAGGGCAATGAAGGCCTCGTGCTGGGCGTCGTTGTCACTGAGAATTTGTAACAGCTGGCGCGAGACCTGACCGATACCACCGAGAAAACGCATACGACTGCTATCGGCAGACAAACGCTCGATCAATTCCCGTTCAAGCTCTCCATCCGATGCCCGCACGGGGCGAATCAATACCTCCCGCCCATCGGCCAGCGTGTAGTGGTTTTCGTTCCAAATGGACTCCGGATCGACCTGCCTGAGCGGCGCGGGCTGCGAGTGCCCATTGCTTTTACTGACTGTCATAAACCAAACCCTCCCCATCGCACAACAAATGGATCAATAGCCACCGGGCCACGACCATCGCGCGGTGTGAGATACAGGCTACGCTGCACAGTTGTGGGCTCACAGGTTCCACGGGCTTGAGCCATGGGTCACGGGCCAGATAGTGCAAAGCGGGCGAGCGTAAAATTAAAACTAGGCAGTCCGTCGCGCTGTGGTATAGTGCCGCGGCTGGCGATATCGCCAGAAGCGTCATCTGTAGGCCGGACCATTTCCCGGCTCATTTCTAGAACACTGTTCTCATCAGTGTGCCTGAACTCTTCCTACTGAATGCCGCACCCAGCCGAATACGAATTTTCGGCCTACGCCTAAGGCGGCAACTCGAAACCGACTGTGGAACATTGCAATTTTTTGCGGTTTCAGTATGAGTTTCACGAATTTACCTCTGGTTGACCCGGTGCCGAACTGCGGTCGCCTGCAAGAAGATACATTATGTTGTTTGAAGATCTCGGCCTCGAGCCGGAAATTGCCCGCGCCGTGGCGGAGCAGGGCTATACCCAACCTACCCCTATCCAGCAGCAAGCCATTCCGGTGGTGATGCGCGGTGGCGACGTCATGGCGGCCGCACAGACCGGTACCGGTAAAACGGCTGGTTTTACCCTGCCACTATTGCACCGGCTGAGCGCCGGCCCGCGCGCGCGCAACAATCAGGTGCGTGCGCTGGTACTGACCCCGACGCGCGAGCTCGCTGCGCAGGTGTTCGACAATGTGCAGAGCTACAGTGAGCACCTGCCCATGCGACACTCCGTGGTGTTCGGTGGGGTAAAAATCAATCCACAAATGATGCGCCTGCGCGGTGGTGCGGACATCTTGGTGGCCACTCCCGGTCGCCTGCTGGACCTTTACAATCAGCGCGCGATCAAATTCGATCGCCTGGAAACGCTGGTGTTGGATGAAGCCGATCGCATGCTCGATATGGGTTTTATTCACGACATCAAAAAAATTCTGCGCGTACTGCCAGCGAAGCGTCAGAACCTGCTGTTCTCCGCGACCTTCTCGCCGGAAATTCGCGGCTTGGCCAAAGGCCTGGTGAACGACCCGGTTGAAATCGATGTGGCGCCGCGCAACAGCACCACCAAAACCGTAATGCAAAAGCTGCATCCGGTGGATAAGTCCCGCAAGGCATCTTTGCTGTGTCACCTGATCAAGGAAAATGACTGGCACCAGGCACTGGTCTTCAGCCGCACCAAGCACGGTGCCAACCGTCTGGCCAAGCAATTGGAACAGCATCGTATTCCTGCGGCGGCGATTCACGGCAACAAAAGCCAGAATGCGCGAACTAAAGCACTGGCAGATTTTAAAAATGGCAAGGTGCAGATTCTGGTGGCCACGGATATCGCCGCGCGCGGTATCGACATCGACCAGTTGCCGCAAGTGGTAAACTTCGATCTGCCCAATGTGCCGGAAGATTATGTGCACCGAATTGGTCGTACCGGTCGTGCCGGCGCATCCGGACACGCGGTATCTCTGGTGTCTGCCGACGAAATCAAGCAGTTGCGTGATATCGAAAGACTGATCCAGAAGCCGATCGAGCGTGAAGAAATTGAGGGCTTTGAACCGGACCACGTGGTGCCGGAATCCGGCGGCAAAGTCGGCAAAGGTTCACAGGTTCGCCGCGGCGGTAGTGGGCGCAGCAAGTCGGGCAACGGCAAGGCTGGCGGTAACAAACCTTCCGGCAATAAGTCTGGTGGAAACAAGCCGTCTGGGAATCGTAGCGCTTCCAGCAACCGCGCCAATGGTAATCATTCGGAAGGTCGCAACGGCAATGAGCGCAACGGCAATGGCCGCAGTGGCAACAGCCGTTCAGGTAATCGTGCTGCCAATGGTAATAGCAATGGCAATACGGCGGCCAAGCCGGGGCAGCGCCGTCGCCGCCCACAACGCCGTACCGAGTCGGCGTAAGCGTAGAGTTTTTTGCTCAGGCGCTATAAATAGAAAAGGCGATCGCAAGATCGCCTTTTTTATTGCCAACTGTTACTGATTTTTCTGCCTGTCCAGATAATCGATGGCCAGTTGGGTAATCGCCTTGGTGCCAATTTTTAGGGCGCCCTCATCCACGTAAAACTGCGGTGAGTGATTGCTGGCAGCGGTGGAAGGATCTGTACCCTTGGGGGTAACCCCAAGAAAATAGTAGAAGCCCGGAATTTCATTGGCGAAGAAGGAGAAATCCTCAGCGCCGGTAATTTTCGGAATCACCATTACCTTGTCGTCGCCAGCGGCGGCTTTTAGCGCGGGAATGGCTTCTTCAGTGAGTGCCGGGTTGTTGACGGTTACCGGGTAGCCCTCAAGAATTTCTACTTTTGCCTCGGCGCCACTGGCTTCGGCAATTTTCTCCGCTGTCACCTTCAAGCGTTTAAAAATTTCCTGGCGGTTATCCATATCGAAATTGCGAATGGTGCCGTTCATGTACACGCTGTCGGGAATAATATTGTTGCGCACACCACCGTCGATAATGCCGAAGGAAACCACGGCAGGTTCTTTGGTGATATCAATCTGACGGCTAACCAGCGTCTGTGTACCCATCACGATCTGCGCTGACGCAGTAATTGGATCGACGCCGCCCCAGGGGCGGGAGCCGTGGGTCTGGCGGCCATGCACATGAATTTTGAACTGATCGGAACTCGCCATCAGTGGCCCGGAACGGTAGCCAATGACACCAGAGGGTAGGCTGGAGGTTACGTGCTGGCCGAATGCCACTGCGGGCTTGTACTTCTTGAATAAGCCTTCTTTCAGCATTAACTCGGCACCGCCTTCTTCGCCGTCTGGTGCACCTTCTTCGGCGGGCTGGAAGATAAACAGGATATTGCCGGCAAGTTCGTCGCGCATACCGGCCAGCACTTCGGCGGCCCCCATCAACATGGCCACGTGGGTGTCGTGCCCACAGGCGTGCATCACACCAACCTCTTCACCGTTGTACTGGGTGGTGGCTTTTGAAGCGAAGGGGATGTCCACCTGCTCGGTCACTGGCAGCGCGTCCATATCCGCGCGTAGCGCTAGGGTGGGGCCCGGTTTGCCGCCCTTGAGGAACCCGACTACGCCGGTGTGGGCGATACCGGTTTCCACTTCGATACCGAGGGCTTTCAGGTGCTGGGTGATGTACTTGGCGGTTTCAAATTCGCGATTGCCCAGTTCCGGGTTCTGGTGGATATGGCGTCGCCACTCGATCACGTTGGGCTCGGATTTCTTGAGTGCCGCGTCGAGAGTGTTTGATTGTGTCTGCGCGAAAGCGCCGTGGCTGACAAAGGCCAGGGCGGAAAGGGAGAGGGAGATTAGGGGCTTTTTCACAAGAACATTCCTGTTTTGCGGTGTATGGCTCCAGAGAAGCAAACCATGCACCGCGGCAGGAATCAATCTTTGTGATTCTTTGTTCTTACTCGTGTCCTTACTCTGCGTCCTCGCCATGTGCGCATAGCGATATGCGCACAAGGCTGTTTTACTTTGGTTTTACATAGTGAAGTAAGTCGCCGCGCCCGGTCCTACCGGCATGCCCGCAACAAATACCCACAGGAAGAACAACGCAGTCCAGCCGACGAAGAAGAAGATGGAGTAGGGAATCATCGTTGCGATCAGCGTACCCATACCCAGGTCTTTCTTGTAACGGGTAGCGAAGGACACGATCAGGCCGAAGTAGCTCATCATCGGGGTAATGATGTTGGTGACAGAATCGCCGATCCGGTAGGCCGCCTGAATGACTTCCGGCGCGTAGCCCAGCAGCATCAGCATGGGCACGAAGATCGGCGCAGTCACCGCCCACTGAGCCGAGGCGCTGCCAAGGCTCAGGTTCACCACACCACACATCATGATAAAGAACAGGAATAGAATCGGACCGGTCAGGCCGATACTCTGCAGGGCCTCGGCACCCAGTACCGCAAAGATGGTGCCCAGGTTGGTCATTTTGAAGAAGGCCACAAACTGCGCGGCGAAGAACACCAGCACGATGTACATGCCCATGGTGCCCATGCTTCGGGACATGGCGTCGATCACATCGCGATCATTCTTCATGGTGCCCACGGTCTTGCCGTACACGAAGCCCGGAACCGCAAAGAACACCACGATCAGTGCCACAATGCCTTTCAGGAACGGGGAACCTGCCACGGCACCGGTTTCCTGGTTGCGCAGCACACCCCACTCGGGAACGATGGTGAGCGCCAGCAAACCGCACACGCCCAGAACCGCAAAGCCTGCATATTTGAGGCCGCGCTTCTCATCACCGGTAAGCTCGGTCATCTTGTCCTGGGACAGGTCGACGGAGGCTTCGCTGTTATCGTATTTACCCAGCTTCGGCTCCACGATCGCCAGGGTTACCCAGCTGCCCACGATGGTGATCAGGAAGGTACTGATAATCATGAAGTACCAGTTTACTTCCGGGCCCACCACATAGTTGGGATCGATCATATGTGCGGCGGATTCGGTGATGCCTGAAAGCAGTGGGTCAACGGTGCCCAGCAACAGGTTGGCGCTGTAACCGCCGGAGACACCCGCAAACGCGGCGGCCAGGCCCGCCAGTGGGTGGCGGCCGAGGGAGTGGAAGATCATCGCTGCTAGCGGGATCAGCACCACGTAACCCAGTTCAGACGCGGTATTGGAGATGATGCCGGCGAACACCACGATCACGGTCACGGTGCGTTTGGAGGCCTTCAATACCATGCCGCGCACGGCCGCGGAGAGCAGGCCGGAATGTTCCGCGATCCCCACACCCAGCAATGCCACCAGCACCGTGCCCAGCGGGGCGAAGCCGGTAAAGTTGGTGACCAGGGTGGTAACAATTGTCCTGAGACCCTCACCGGACAGCAGGTTCACCACATGGATAACACCGTCGGCAGAGCGGCCAGCGGCGCCTTCCGGGCGCGGATCCACCACAGAAAGCCCGAAGAACGATGCCACACCGCTCAGTACGATTACGCCGAGGGCAAACATGGCGAACAGGGTAATGGGGTGGGGCAGCAGATTACCCAGCCATTCCACGGTATCGAGGAAGCGGGTAAAGGCGGTTTTTTTGCCGGAGGCTCCGGGTTGGATCTCGCTGGGGGAGGTGGATGTCGTCATTATGTCTCCTCTGGTTCACCTGCCGGCTAAAAAATAGTCAGTTGGCGCGCAATCATACATGAAAATGGCAGCGATGACTTCGCGGGCAGTGATACGGATGCGTATTCTGCCACTTCATCTGCTTTTGGCCATTTGGCGTCGACGCCGGGGTGCCCAATTATCGGCATATAAAAGCAGCTATCGCCAGAGGAGTGGCGCCGAATCCAATGTTTGTCTGGGGGATGCCGCGGGCGGAGTGAGGAGAGGGGAGAAGGGAAAGGGTAAAGGGGAGAGTTGTGCGGGCGCTATCGCGCCCGCGGGAACAGC includes these proteins:
- a CDS encoding cupin domain-containing protein, with the translated sequence MTTRINADFSQRVVVRPEQYDWVASPMPGVERMMLDRIGDEVARATSIVRYAPNSAFSPHIHSGGEEFLVLEGVFSDEHRDYGKGSYVRNPIGTSHTPKIGAEGATIFVKLHQFDEADKEQKVIDTSTQPWLPGLVGGLQVMPLHEYGTERVALVKWAPNTQFNSHQHWGGEEIFVIEGTFHDEYGSYPAGSWLRSPHFSRHTPFTKEDGALIYVKTGHLPS
- a CDS encoding GNAT family N-acetyltransferase, with product MDITKTLQDSVIEIAKLQASDFDGLYRVANDKALWADHPAKDRYKRSEFEKWFESAMDYGSTLKIVDRTTGEIIGSTRYYDYQPEREVAIGYTFLSRKHWGGETNGRVKKLMFDYAFQHVERIWLHIGPDNIRSLKAAEKVGAVFSHSETKELAGSSLEYCCYRVDKPA
- a CDS encoding bile acid:sodium symporter family protein, with amino-acid sequence MESSPLISIGLPISLFIIMIGIGMTLTARDFHQVTVKPAGLILGSITQILLMPAIAFALAWALTLPPAMAVGLVIIAACPGGTTSNLFTMLARGNVALSIVLTISASLITIMTLPVFANYALQLYYGAQQEIALPFGRTVLMLSAIVLLPVAIGMTVKALRPAFAERAEGFVSIFGGLVLVLLVVGIVYGVRDRIFDLMAQAGPATIALNVLGIALGFLSAKLVGLGKREGLAVATELGIKNGTLGLMVTLTLMHSNEMSVPSAIYGVIMFPIGFMLVAYGRRVVKQGEATGTYEDRLNPT
- a CDS encoding GNAT family N-acetyltransferase; the encoded protein is MTVSKSNGHSQPAPLRQVDPESIWNENHYTLADGREVLIRPVRASDGELERELIERLSADSSRMRFLGGIGQVSRQLLQILSDNDAQHEAFIALTTTQEGTQQAVGVANFACDPDGSRCECAVVVADDWQRSGLGKYLLQDLVEAAKLDGLDEIYSLDSASNSAIDHLARELGFTCKSDPGDYTMVRYSLALH
- a CDS encoding DEAD/DEAH box helicase codes for the protein MLFEDLGLEPEIARAVAEQGYTQPTPIQQQAIPVVMRGGDVMAAAQTGTGKTAGFTLPLLHRLSAGPRARNNQVRALVLTPTRELAAQVFDNVQSYSEHLPMRHSVVFGGVKINPQMMRLRGGADILVATPGRLLDLYNQRAIKFDRLETLVLDEADRMLDMGFIHDIKKILRVLPAKRQNLLFSATFSPEIRGLAKGLVNDPVEIDVAPRNSTTKTVMQKLHPVDKSRKASLLCHLIKENDWHQALVFSRTKHGANRLAKQLEQHRIPAAAIHGNKSQNARTKALADFKNGKVQILVATDIAARGIDIDQLPQVVNFDLPNVPEDYVHRIGRTGRAGASGHAVSLVSADEIKQLRDIERLIQKPIEREEIEGFEPDHVVPESGGKVGKGSQVRRGGSGRSKSGNGKAGGNKPSGNKSGGNKPSGNRSASSNRANGNHSEGRNGNERNGNGRSGNSRSGNRAANGNSNGNTAAKPGQRRRRPQRRTESA
- a CDS encoding M20 family metallopeptidase, with translation MKKPLISLSLSALAFVSHGAFAQTQSNTLDAALKKSEPNVIEWRRHIHQNPELGNREFETAKYITQHLKALGIEVETGIAHTGVVGFLKGGKPGPTLALRADMDALPVTEQVDIPFASKATTQYNGEEVGVMHACGHDTHVAMLMGAAEVLAGMRDELAGNILFIFQPAEEGAPDGEEGGAELMLKEGLFKKYKPAVAFGQHVTSSLPSGVIGYRSGPLMASSDQFKIHVHGRQTHGSRPWGGVDPITASAQIVMGTQTLVSRQIDITKEPAVVSFGIIDGGVRNNIIPDSVYMNGTIRNFDMDNRQEIFKRLKVTAEKIAEASGAEAKVEILEGYPVTVNNPALTEEAIPALKAAAGDDKVMVIPKITGAEDFSFFANEIPGFYYFLGVTPKGTDPSTAASNHSPQFYVDEGALKIGTKAITQLAIDYLDRQKNQ
- a CDS encoding AbgT family transporter — protein: MTTSTSPSEIQPGASGKKTAFTRFLDTVEWLGNLLPHPITLFAMFALGVIVLSGVASFFGLSVVDPRPEGAAGRSADGVIHVVNLLSGEGLRTIVTTLVTNFTGFAPLGTVLVALLGVGIAEHSGLLSAAVRGMVLKASKRTVTVIVVFAGIISNTASELGYVVLIPLAAMIFHSLGRHPLAGLAAAFAGVSGGYSANLLLGTVDPLLSGITESAAHMIDPNYVVGPEVNWYFMIISTFLITIVGSWVTLAIVEPKLGKYDNSEASVDLSQDKMTELTGDEKRGLKYAGFAVLGVCGLLALTIVPEWGVLRNQETGAVAGSPFLKGIVALIVVFFAVPGFVYGKTVGTMKNDRDVIDAMSRSMGTMGMYIVLVFFAAQFVAFFKMTNLGTIFAVLGAEALQSIGLTGPILFLFFIMMCGVVNLSLGSASAQWAVTAPIFVPMLMLLGYAPEVIQAAYRIGDSVTNIITPMMSYFGLIVSFATRYKKDLGMGTLIATMIPYSIFFFVGWTALFFLWVFVAGMPVGPGAATYFTM